One Cryptomeria japonica chromosome 9, Sugi_1.0, whole genome shotgun sequence genomic window carries:
- the LOC131858603 gene encoding uncharacterized protein LOC131858603 — protein MEEQVAHIKENLMAAWDRQKMYVDAHRVEKQFFVGDRMILRVRLRKSLICYVKGSKLVPQFVGPFKILGQIGHVASRLALPPSLSRIYNVFHVSILRLYHLDISHVLDWNALQVKDGQLSLEPMCILQCRKISLRGQGIELVKVQWDPNDDSSTTWEDTMQMRELYPYLFSGFQE, from the coding sequence ATGGAGGAGCAGGTGGCTCACATTAAAGAGAATTTGATGGCCGCATGGGATAGACAAAAGATGTATGTGGATGCACATCGAGTGGAAAAGCAGTTTTTTGTTGGTGACAGGATGATTCTAAGAGTTCGCTTGCGAAAGAGTCTGATCTGTTATgtaaaaggctctaagttggtgcctcagtttgttggacctTTCAAGATTCTGGGGCAGATTGGTCATGTGGCTTCTCGCCTTgccttgccacctagcttgtcccGCATCTATAATGTCTTTCATGTGTCTATTTTGAGGTTGTATCATCTTGATATTTCACATGTACTTGATTGGAATGCATTGCAGGTCAAGGATGGGCAGCTTTCTttggagcccatgtgcattcttCAGTGTAGAAAGATATCCCTTAGAGGTCAAGGAATAGAGTTGGTAAAGGTccaatgggacccaaatgatgattcATCAACTACTTGGGAGGATACAATGCAGATGAGAGAGctatacccctatttgttctcaggctttcAGGAGTAa